From the Polynucleobacter acidiphobus genome, the window AGTAAAAGAACTTCGTGCCAAAGGTGAGGAACAGCACAAAGCAGGTCAACATACTGAATCAATGAAGTCTTTAGCTGATGCTAAGAAAATCATGGGCATTCAATAAATTTATACTAAGTAACTGATCGAATGGGGGGTGATTTCCCCCATTCGTTTTTTTGGAGTGGGATGCCCTGCGAGCCTTTGTCGGGAAAACCGACAAATTCAAGCGTCCGTTTTCAGGACGCTTGACCTAATTACTTAATAAAGCGTACTTGGGCATTGATTCGCTCAAGAATTGGCTTTTTCTTTTCGTTAAATACTTTCTTGTTTTCTTCAATCAGGTTTTTGCCTTTGGTATCAATCGAGATGATTAACGGACCAAATTCTGTGACCTTGTTTACCCAAAGTGTCTCGGGCATTCCTAAATCCGTCCATTCCGCGGCTTCGATCTTATCCACTTTAGTGGCTGCCAATACTGCACAGCCTCCCGGGAAAATCGCATGGACTGCTTTATTCTCTAAACAGCCCTCTTGGGTTTCAGGGCCCATTCCACCCTTACCCACGATCAACTTAACGCCAGTCTGCTTGATAAATTCTTTTTCAAACTTTTCCATCCGCATACTGGTCGTCGGTCC encodes:
- the ttdB gene encoding L(+)-tartrate dehydratase subunit beta, producing the protein MKKILTTPIKDEDLESLNIGDVVYLTGTLVTCRDVAHRRLIELGRKLPVDLTGGAIFHAGPIVRQKENGEYEMVSIGPTTSMRMEKFEKEFIKQTGVKLIVGKGGMGPETQEGCLENKAVHAIFPGGCAVLAATKVDKIEAAEWTDLGMPETLWVNKVTEFGPLIISIDTKGKNLIEENKKVFNEKKKPILERINAQVRFIK